Within Conexibacter woesei DSM 14684, the genomic segment GGCAGCGCGAGGACCGGGGTCGTCTCGCTCAGCGGCTGCGTGAGGTCGACGACGTCGACCGCACCGGCCGCGAGGTCGGAGGTCAGGTCGGTGACGCTGGTGATCGCCATGGTGATTCGGCTGCTCCTGTGTCGTGGATCTTCGTCCGCAGCGCGGCGCCGTCCTCGTCGGCCAGCGCGGCGTCGCGCAGGTCCGCCATGCGGGTGGCCGCCGCCTCGGCGCCGACCAGCGCGTCCGCCGCGTCCATCAGCGTCGCGAAGCTCTCGCCGCCGTGCGCGTATGTGCTGCCGTAGCCCTTCAGGACGCGTTGGCACTCGACGATCTCGCACGCGAGCGCGGCGTCGGTCCGGGCGACGTCGAGCGCGAGCGCGAGCCAGCGCTCGATCGCCGCCTGCTCGCGCACGAAGCGCACGGACCGCGGGCGCAAGGGGCGCGCGCGGGCCATCGTCGTCAGCAGCGTGTAGCCCACCACCGAGCTGGTGTTGAGGATCATCCCTCTGTGGGTCGCCGCGTGCACGACCCGCTCGAACGCGCGCGACCGCGCGAGCCGGCCTCCGAGCCAGGTCGGCATCGTGTCGACGATCTCCTCGGCCTGCGGGTGCAGGAACTCGCGCACCTGCACGAGCTGGCCGGGCCGCACGTGCGACTCGTCGCGGATCCGTTCCATGCGCTTGCGCCGGACCTTCTGCGTCGCCACCTGGATCGTGTCCTGGTAACACATCCAGAGGGCGACATGACGGGCCGCCTCGCGCGTCAGGCGCGCGTCGCCGGCCCGCTCCGGGTCGACGTCCGCGAAGCGCGCGACCCGTTCCAGGTAGCGCTCCGCGTACGCGTGATCCTGGTAGACGGCGGTGCGGACGAGCCCGTGCAGGATCGTCGAGCGTGCGGCGGGAGGGAGGTCGCCCACGCGCTCGGCAAGGTCGCGCAGTTCTGGGCCGACGAGTGACGCCGGGTCCGTGGCGGCGATCGCCGTGCGCTCGGCTTCCTCGTGCGCCTTGCGCTCCTCTGTCGAGCGCGACGACGCCGCGCCGGGCGCGATCGGCAGCTCGATCAGCTTCGCCGCCGAGGACGACGGCGACGGCGTGGCGTCGGCGGTCGCCGCCTCGAAGCCGGCCGCGAACGCGGCGAGCGACGCATCGACGGCCTTGCCGGACACGCGGATCGACGCCTCGAACTGCTCGCGCGCGAACGGGAGCGCCCCGGAGCCCGCGAGCCCGCCGAACAGCGACGCGCTGATCACGCTGCCGGCCTGCTCGGCGAGCTGCATGAAGTCGGCCGCGACGAGGCGCTTCGACGCGTTCCGCGCGGCGTCGAGCAGGGCCGCGTCGTCGACGCGGCCGTCGCCCATCGCGACCTTCTCGTCGATCGAGTACACCCGGTTCGTCGAGGTGATGAGCGTGGTCCGGTCGGCGGTGGAGAACCCGCGCTGGACGGCACGGCCGCACTCCATCAGCTCGGAGGCGATCACGACGTCGACCTCGCCCGGCGTGGGGAAGACGCCCATCACGGGTTCGTCGCGCACGGGAGCGCGCGCGTCGGCCGTGGGCGACTCGGCCGACGGCTGTGACGGAAACAGCTCGACGTAGTAGACGGTCGCGCCGGTGCGCTGCGCGACCCCGGCCACCGAGGTGGTCTGGGCGTGGTGGCCAGCGCGCTCGGCGGTCGCGACGATCCAGTCGGCCAGCACACCGCCGCCCTCGCCGCCGAGGGCGAGGATCGCGAGCGTCAGCGGGCGTCGACCCTCGGACCAGCTCGACATCAGCTGACCTCGAACCGCGCGGCGCGCCGCTCGATCCCGCGCGAGGCGACCTTGATCCACCAGGCCCGGAGCCTCGCCAGCATCCGGTCGCGCCGCGTCGGGTTCTGCACGACGTCCGTGCGGTAGAAGGACGGGCAGAGCACCGCCGCGTGCGCGTTGGTCCCGCAGACGCCGCACCCGACGCAGCTGTCGAGGACGGTCGCGACCGGATCGGTCCGCAGCGGGTCGGGGTTGGACTTGATCGACAGCGACGGGCAGCCGGAGATGCGGATGCACGCATGGTCGCCGGTGCAGGTCTCGGCGTCGACGCCGAAGCGCTCGCGGACCACCCGCTTGCCCTCCTTCAGCGCCGCGCGCATCTCGGGCTTGACACGGCGCTGGCGGTTGAGCTGGCACTCGCTCTGCATCACCAGCAGCTTCGGCCCCGGTTCGTCGGTCGTGAGCGCCTCGACGAACGAGTCGCGCACCGCGCCGACGTCGTACGTGTCGTCGATCGTCCTGGCCCATTCGACGCCGACCCCGCGCGCGGCCTTCTCGATCGGATGCTGCGTCGAGCGGTTCGGAGTCTGGGCCTGGGAGGAGAGGACGTCCTGCCCGCCGGTCGCGGCGCTGTAGGCGTTGTCGACCACCACGAGCAGTTGGTCGTTCTCGTTGAAGACGGCGTTGCCGACCCCGCTGGTCAGGCCGTTGTGCCAGAAGCCGCCATCGCCCATGACCGCGATCGTCCGGCGGTCGGCGTCCTTCGAGTTCAGTGCGGCCGCTCCCGCCGAGCCCAGGCCGTAGCCCATCGTCGTCGCGCCGAGGTGGAAGGGGGCGACGGTCGAGAACAGGTGGCAGCCGATGTCGGCGCTGACGTGATGGGCGCCGGTCTCGCGCTCTGCGAGCTTGAGGCCGCTGAAGATCGGCCGCTCGGGACAGCCCGTGCAGAGCCCTGGAGGGCGGGGGAGGACCGCGTCAGCGGCGACGGGCGAGGCGAACGGGCTCGCCGGGTCCTCGGCGTCGCGCAGCAGCGCGGGCTCGTGCTCGATCGCATCGGGCAGGTACCGGCGCAGGAACGCGGCGACGCCGCGGGTGACGGCCGCCGAGGTGTACTCGCCGGCGACGGGCAGCAGGTCCTTGCCGTGCAGGGCGGTCGTGACGCCGGCGCGGCGCAGGATCGCGTTGAGGTTCTGCTCGATGTAATCCGGCTGGCCCTCCTCGACGAGCAGCACCGCGCGCTTGCCGGCGCAGAAGTCGAGGATCTCCTCGTCCACGACGGGATACGTCACGTTCATGACGTACAGCGGCACGTCGGAGCGGCCGAACGCGTCAGAGCAGCCGAGCAGCTCCAGCGACCGGTTGAGCGTGTTGTAGAGCCCGCCCTGGGTGATGATCCCGACGTCGCCGTGGTCGCCGGCGATGACCTCGTTGAGGCCCCGCTCGCGGATGAAGCGCACGGCGGCCGGCCAGCGATCCTCGACCTTCTCCCGCTCGTGCAGGAAGCTCGCCGGCGGCAGCACGATGCGGCTGGGGTCGCGCGTCGGGTGCTCGATCGCGTCCTTGACCGTCATCGGCGGACGCCTGTTGTCCTTGGCGACGAACGACCCGTGCAGGTGGCACGAGCGCAACCGCAGGTCCAGCATCACCGGCGTGCTGCTGGCCTCGGACAGCTCGAAGCCGGTCTCCACCGCGTCGACGATCGCGCTGACGTTCGGGCGCGGGTCGAGCAGCCACATCTGCGACTTCATCGCGAACGCGTGCGAGCGCTCCTGCATGATGCTCGAGCCCTCGCCGTAGTCCTCGCCGAGGATGATCAGCGCGCCGCCCTGCACACCGCCGCTGGCGAGATTCGCGAGCGCGTCCGACGCCACGTTGAGGCCGACCGTCGACTTGAACGTGACGGCGCCGCGCAGCGGGTAGTGCACCGAGGCGGCGAGCATCGCGGCCGCCGTGGCCTCCGAGGCGCTGTTCTCGAAGTAGACGTCGAGCTCGCCGAGGATCTCGCGCGCGTCGCCGAGCACGTCCATCAGATGCGAGATCGGCGCGCCCTGGTAGCCGCCGACGTATGCCACGCCGGACTGCAGCAGGGCCTTGGTGACGGCGAGGATGCCCTCGACCTGCAGCGTCGAGCCCGCGCCGCTTCGCAGCAGCTGGACCTCGCCGTCGAAGGACCGCTCAGCCATGACAGCGTTCGGTCTTCGAGCTGACGCCCTGCACGGACATCGTTGGGTGGTCTTCGGCCATCGCTGATCGTCTCCTCTCGATCGTGAGAGTGTACGGGTCAGCATGGTGAGGTGTCAATCGATCTTCGGCGGCTCGCCGGGTCGGGCGCGCGTCTCCCTCGCGTCGCCCGCCGGGTACCATGCGCGGCACATGGCCGCGGTTGCGAAGAGAGCGGATGCGTCCGCGGCGGAGGCGCTGGCCGGCCAGTCGTTCCAGCCGCAGGAGCTGGTGATGACGCTGCTGGGCAGCTACGTGCGCTCCCGCCACGAGACGGTGTGGTCGGGCGGCCTGGTGGCGCTGCTGGAGGAGATGGGCTTCTCGACCGGCGCCTCGCGCGTCGCGCTGACGCGTCTCGTGCGGCGCGACCTGATCGCGCGTGAGCGCAGCGGGCGCCTGATCCACTACCGGATCACCGAGCGCGCCGACCAGGTGCTGGCCGAGGGCGATCGCCGCATCTTCTCGCTCGGCCGCGCCGACACGCTCGCCGGCGGCTGGACGATGCTGTGGCACGACATCCCAGAGGCGCAGCGCCTGGAGCGCGGCCGCCTCGCCCGCCGGCTGCGCTTCCTCGGCTTCGGGACGCTGCAAGACGGCCTCTGGATCTCCCCGCACGACCGCGAGCAGGAGGTCGTGCCGCTGCTGGAGGAGCTCGGCGTGGCGGAGCGCGCCGGCGTCCTCGTCGGCGACGTCGCCGCGATGCCGGGGACGGCCGCGCTCGTGCGCCGCGCCTGGGACCTCGACGCGCTGTGCGAGCGCTACCGCGCCTTCGCCGTGCAGTTCGCGCCCCATGCGAGGCGCCGCGGCGCGCCACGCGTCGACGACCGCGAGGCGTTCCTCGTGCGCACGCGCATCGTGCACCTGTTCCGCGGCTTCCCGTTCCTCGACCCGGACCTGCCGGATGAGCTGATGCCGGACCCGCGCGCCCGCCGCAGAGCGGTCGACGTCTTCGACGCGGCCTACGAGCGGCTCGCCGAGCCGGCCCAGCGGCACTTCGACGCCGTCACGTCGGGCTGGCAGTAGCGCCGGTCAGACCTCGAGATCGAGCAGCGGCTCGTACGCGAGCCCCATGCTGACGATCGCGTTGACGTAGACCGCCAGCGCGGCGCGCACGTTCGCGTGCGCGACCGGCGGCAGCTCCTCGCGGCACAGCTGCTTGAGGCTCTCGTAGGTCGCCAGCAGCCGCTCCTCGGGCGCTGTCAGCTCGGTCCCGATCAGGTCCGTCGTCATCTCTCACGCTCCCATCGGTCTGTCGCGCAGGTCGACCATGCGCTTGGCCTTCAGCTCGAAGCGGGGCAGCGCGCCCGCCTCAGCGCGCTCGACGCGGAAGTTCAGGCCCTCGTGCGCGTCGGCCAGCTCCCTGCGCAGCGCGCTGCTCACCTCCGGCCACGCGTCGGCGTGGTCGGGGGCGGTCTCGACGAGCAGGGCGATCTCGTCGCGCAGCCCTTCGCGGGTGATGCGGACCTGGAACTCCTCGACGTGGGGGAAGGCGCGCACGATCCCCTCGATCGCGCGCGGGTAGACGTTCGTGCCGCGCACGAGCTTCATGTCGTCGACGCGGCCGAGGATGCCGCCCGCGTAGATGTCGGCCGTGCGGCCGCAGCCGCAGCGCGACCCCGGCACGCGGGAGATCTCGTCGCCGGTGCGGTAGCGGATCAGCGGGATCGCGTGCCGGCCGAACGAGGTCACGACGCGCTCGGCGCGCTCGCCCGAGGCCGCCGGCTCGAGCGTCTCGGGATCGAGCGACTCCTCCAGCACGTGGTCCTCGATGATGTGCGCGCCGCCGGGCTGGTGCTCGCACTCGAACATCACGATCGTGCCGACCTCGGTCATGCCCGCCGTGTCGTAGGCCTTGGCGCCCCACTGCTGCTCGATCAGCGCCTTCGTCTCGGGGATCGAGCCAGCCGGCTCGCCCGACAGGATCACCCGCTTCACCGCCGAGCCGCGCAGGTCGAGGCCGAGCTGGTCGGCCTCCTGCGCGAGGCGCAGCGCGTAGGTCGGCGTCGACGCCACGACGGTCGCGTCGAAGGAGAGGATCTGCTTGACGCGCGCCTCGGTCGTCTGCGCGCCGCCGGGGACGTTGAGCACGCCGATCTTCTCCATCGCGTAGTGCAGTCCCCAGAAGCCGATGAACGAGCCGTAGCCGAACGCGACGTACGCGGTGTCGGAGGGGCGCACGCCGCAGGCCCACAGCCCGTACGCCCACATCTCGGCGATCCACGCCCAGTCCTTGCGCGAGTCGAGCGCGCGCAGCGGCGTGCGGCCTGAGGTGCCGGACGTGGTGTGCACGCGGATCGCCGTCTCCGGCGCGATCGTGGGCAGCTCGCCGTACGGCGGCCGCTCGTCCTGAGAGGTCATCCACTGCTCGCGCGTGAGCAGCGGGATCCGGCGCAGGTCGTCGAGCGAGCGCAGCTGGCCGGGCTCGAATCCGCCCTGCGCGAAGCTGCGCCGGTACCACGGGCTCCTCGCCTGCGCCCACTCGCACAGCGTTCGCAGCTTCGCCAGCTGCAACGCCTCCAGCTGCTCGCGTGGGAGCGTCTCGATCCTCGGGTTCCAGTAGGGCGATTGCGTCACCACGATCCTGCCGTCCTCCTCGCTCGCCGGTTCGGCGAAACACACGACACTTGAGCGGAGTCTACTGTAAAGTCACGACGCTGTGAGAGATTCTGAGCATGACGCTCGCGAGGCGCTGATGGCGATCTCGCCGTTCGACCACCACCTCGGGCTCGAGCTGCTGCACTGCGACGAGCAGCTCGTGACGGCGCGCGTCCCGGTGCGTCCGCAGCTCACGCAGCCGATCGGCATCGTGCACGGCGGCGTCTACGCAGCGATCGCCGAGGCGATCGCCTCGCTGGGCACCAACCGCGCCGTCGCGGCCGAGGGCATGGTGGGGCTCGGGCAGAGCAACAACTGCTCGTTCCTGCGGCCGGTCAGCGCCGGCGCGGTCCATGCGACGGCGCGCGTGCGGCATCGCGGCCGCACGAGCCAGGTGTGGGACGTCGAGCTGTGCGACGACGACGGGCGCCTCTGCGCGATGGCGCGCGTGACCGTCGCCGTGCGGCCGCTCAGGCCCGCCGCAGCAGCGACGTGACAGCCACCGCCGCCAGCAGCGCGGCGGCCGCGACCGCGTGGAAGACCGTCTCGACCCCGCCGACGAGCGCCTGGACGTCGGCGGCGGACGCCGCAGCGGTCGCGACCGAGCGGCCGTCGCCGCCGGCGCGCAGTTGCAGCAGCGCGCCGAGCCCGGCGATGCCGGCCGCCGCGCCCGCGGGACGGCAGAGGTAGACCGCGGCGTTCGCCGCGCCCGAGCGGGTGCGGCCGGCGACCTGCGCCACGAGCGCCGCCAGCGGCCCGTTGATCGTGCCCACGCCCAAGCCGAAGACCACCAGGCCCGGGAGCAGCGCCGGATAGCTCGCGGCGGCGGCGAGCTGGGCGGTGAGCGCGGCGCCGACGGCGAGCGCGGCGAGCGAGCCGACGACGAGCCGCAGCTCCGGCACGCGGCCGCGCAGGCGCAGCCCCGCCACCGCGGCCAGCACGGCGGGGACGGTGACGCCGAGCAGGCCGGCGCCCGCGGCCGCCGGGCCCGCGTCGAGCACGGCCATCAGGTAGCGGGGGAGGTAGAAGACCATCGCGAACAGGGCGGCCGAGAGCGCGAGCGTCGCCAGCGCAGCCGCCTGGAGCACCGGCTCGCCGGTCGTCCGCGGGTCCAGCAGCGGCGCCGAGGCGCGCCGCTCCCACGCGGCGAACGCCGCCAGCAGCACGATCGCGCCGGCGCACGCCGCCACGATCGCTGCGCTGCTCCAGCCCAGCCGGTTGCCCTCGATCAAGGCGAACAGCGCGGCGCCGAGGCCGGCGGCGAGCAGCAGCGCGCCGAGCGGGTCGAGACGGGCGTCGCGCGGGCCGCGGGCCGGCACGCTGCGGAGCGCGAGGAGCGCTCCGAGCGCCGTCGGGGCCGCGAGCGCGGCGAACACCGCCCGCCAGCCGACGTGCTCGGCGAGCAGCCCGCCGAGCGGCGGCCCGGCGGCGTACGCGAGCGCGACGCTGACGCCCCAGACGGCGAGCGCAGCGTGCCGTCGCCGCGCGTCGGGGTAGGCGAGCGAGACGATCGGCAGCGTCGCGCCGAGCGCGAGCGCCGAGGCCGCGCCGGCGAGCGCGCCCAGCAGCGCGAGCGCGAGCGCCGAGGGCGCGCATGCGAACGCGACGAGCAGCGCCGCGTACGCAGTCATGCCCGTGAGGAAGATCCGGCGATGGCCGCGGCGGTCGCCGAGCGAGCCGGCCGTCACGAGCAGCGCGGCCTGCGTCAGCACGTAGCCGTTGACGATCCACTGCTGCTGCTCGAAGCTCGCGCCGAGTTCCCGCTGCAGCGAGGGCAGCGCCGGGGGCGCGCAGACGATGAAGCCGACCGTCGTCGCGCTCGCCAGGCACGCCGCCGCCAGCGCCGCGCGAGGACGCTGCGGCAGCGGCGGCCGGGACCGCATCGTCAGCCCGCAGCCGCCATGAGCCCGGCCGCGACCCGGTAGCGGGCGTCGCCGTCCCGTCCCGCGAGCCGGCCGAGCAGCGCGACGACGCGCTGGAGCCCGAGCTCACGCCCCCAGGCGAAGGGGCCGCGCGGGTGGCCGAGCCCGACGGTCATCGCGAGGTCGACGTCGTCCTGGGTGCGGGCGACGCCGGCGTCGAGCGCGAACCATGCCTCGTTGACGAGCTGCGCGACGATGCGCTCGACGAGCGCGGGCGCGTCGCCGGCGCTCGCGGCCGCGTGCTCGCCCACGTCCGGCGCTGCGTCGTCGCCGTAGTCGTAGAAGCCGCTGCCGCTCTTGCGGCCGAGCTTGCCGGAGGCGGCCATCACCTCCTGGGTCAGGGTCGGCTGCCAGCGCGGCTCGCCGCCGGACTGCTCGAACATCGAGCGCGTGACGGCGAGGCTGACGTCGATCCCGATCGTGTCCATCAGCCTGAACGGGCCCATCGGGAAGCCGGCCGCCTCGCAGGCGCGGTCGACCTGCGGCGCCGTCGCGACGCCCGTCTCGACGATGCGCAGCGCCTCCAGGTAGTAGGGGCGCGCGCAGCGGTTGACGAGGAAGCCCGGCCCGTCGGCGACGGCGACGACCTGCTTGCCGATCGCCACGGCGAGCGCTCGGGCGGTCGCCGCCGCGTCGGCGGCGGTGGCGGGCGTCGTGACGAGCTCGACCAGGCGCATCGCGCCGGGCGGGTTGAAGAAGTGCAGGCCGAGGACCCGCTCGGGCGCGGCGACCGCGTCCGCGATCGTCGCGATCGGGATCGAGGAGGTGTTGGAGGCCAGCACGGCGGCCGGCGCGATCCGCGCGACGCGGGCGAACAGGTCGCGCTTGAGCTGCGGCTCCTCCGGTACGGCTTCGAGGACGAGCCCGGTGCCGGCGACCGCGGCCAGGTCCGCGGAGCCGGTCAGCAGCGCGGCGGTCGCGTCGGCCTCGGCCGTCGTCATGCGGCCGCGGCGCACGCGGCGCGCCAGCTCGTCCGTGACGCGCCGCACGCCGGCGTCGACGGCCGCCTCGTCGACGTCGCAGAGGACGGTGGCGATGCCGTGGCGGCAGGCGAGCGCCGCGATGCCGGCGCCCATCGTGCCGCCGCCGACGACGGCGATCCGAGTGGGCGCGCTCATCGCGACCCCTCCGGGTTCTCGATCACGATCGCGAGGCCCTGCCCGACGCCGACGCACATCGTCGCCAGCCCGTAGCGGCCGCCACGCCGGCGCAGCTCCCATGCGAGCGTCGCGACGATCCGCGCGCCGCTGCAGCCGAGCGGGTGCCCGAGCGCGATCGCGCCGCCGTTGGGGTTGACGATCGCCGGGTCGAGGTCGAGTGCGCGAACGCACGCGAGCGCTTGGGAGGCGAACGCCTCGTTGAGCTCGACGACGGCGAGGTCGCCGACCTCCAGTCCGGCGCGTCCGAGCGCGATCCGCGTCGCGGGGACCGGCCCGATCCCCATCAGCGCCGGGTCGACGCCGGCGACGCCGGCCGCGACGACCCGCGCCAGCGGCTGGCGACCCCAGCGTGCGAGCGCGGCGTCGCTCCCGAGCAGCAGCGCAGCGGCGCCGTCGTTGATCGACGACGAGTTGCCGGCCGTCACCGTGCCGCCCTCGGCGAACGCGGGGGCGAGCGCGCCGAGCCGTTCGAGCGTCGTGTCGGCGCGAGGGCCCTCGTCGTCCGCGACGAGCAGCGGCTCCTCGCGGCGGCGGGGCACCTCGACGGGCACGATCTCGTCGGCGAAGCGTCCGGCCTCGCGCGCTGCGAGCGCGCGGCGGTGCGAGTCGAGCGCGAAGCGGTCCTGGTCCTCGCGCGTGACCGCGTACGCGCGGGCGACGTTCTCGGCCGTCTGTCCCATCGAGTCGGTCGCGGCCGCTGCCGGCATGCGCGGGTTGACGAAGCGCCAGCCGATCGTCGTGTCGACCAGCTGCGCGTCGCCGCGCGGCAGGCCGCGCTCGGGCTTGAGCATCGCCCACGGCGCGCGGCTCATCGACTCGACGCCGCCGGCGACGAGCAGCTGCCCCTCGTCGCAGCGGATCGCACGCGCGGCGGAGGCGACGGCCTCCAGGCCCGATGCGCACAGGCGGTTGACGGTTGCTCCGGGAACGTCGTGCCCGAGGCCTGCGAGCAGCGCGGCCATGCGGGCGACGTTGCGGTTGTCCTCGCCCGCGCCGTTGGCGCAGCCGAGGTAGACGTCGTCGATGGAGGTGGGCTCCACACCCGCGCGCTCCACGACGCGCGCGACGACGGCGGCCGCGAGGTCGTCCGGCCGCACGGTGCAGAGCGCGCCGCGATGGCGGCCGATCGGCGTCCGTACCGCGTCGAGGATCCAGGCGTCGGTCATCATGCACGGCAATATACGACAGCTCACCCGGCTATGGCGTAGACTTTCGATCGTGGTCACTCAAGCAACCCCTTCACGCTCATGAGCCGCACCGTCGTCGTCACGGGTGGGGCCAAGGGCATCGGCCGCGCGGTCGTCGCGCGCTTCCTCGCCGCGGGCGACCGCGTCACGGCGCTGGGCCGCGACGCGGAGGCGCTCGCGCACCTGCGCGGCGAGCTGCACAGCGGCGCCCCCGGCACGCTGGGCGTGGTGCCGTGCGACGTCGCCGACGAGGCGGCGGTCGCGGCCGCGTTCGCCGACATCGGCGCCGTCGACGTGCTCGTCAACAACGCCGGCGTCGCGACCGCGGCGCCGTTCGCGCACACGACGCTGGCGGACTGGGAGCGCCACCTGGCGGTCAACGCGACCGGCGCGTTCCTCTGCACGCGGGCCGTGATCGCGTCGATGCGCGGTCGCGATCGCGGTGCGATCGTGACCGTCGCCTCGACCGCCGGCCGCGTCGGCGCGGCGTACGCGTCCGCCTACACCGCGTCCAAGCACGCCGCCGTCGGGCTGATGCGCGCCGTCGCCGCCGAGGTCGCAGGCAGCGGCGTGCGCGCCAACGCAGTCTGCCCGACGTTCGTCGACACGCCGATGACCGAGCGCTCGATCGAGCGGATCGCCGAGGCGACGGGCCGCAGCGCGC encodes:
- a CDS encoding indolepyruvate oxidoreductase subunit beta family protein, producing the protein MSSWSEGRRPLTLAILALGGEGGGVLADWIVATAERAGHHAQTTSVAGVAQRTGATVYYVELFPSQPSAESPTADARAPVRDEPVMGVFPTPGEVDVVIASELMECGRAVQRGFSTADRTTLITSTNRVYSIDEKVAMGDGRVDDAALLDAARNASKRLVAADFMQLAEQAGSVISASLFGGLAGSGALPFAREQFEASIRVSGKAVDASLAAFAAGFEAATADATPSPSSSAAKLIELPIAPGAASSRSTEERKAHEEAERTAIAATDPASLVGPELRDLAERVGDLPPAARSTILHGLVRTAVYQDHAYAERYLERVARFADVDPERAGDARLTREAARHVALWMCYQDTIQVATQKVRRKRMERIRDESHVRPGQLVQVREFLHPQAEEIVDTMPTWLGGRLARSRAFERVVHAATHRGMILNTSSVVGYTLLTTMARARPLRPRSVRFVREQAAIERWLALALDVARTDAALACEIVECQRVLKGYGSTYAHGGESFATLMDAADALVGAEAAATRMADLRDAALADEDGAALRTKIHDTGAAESPWRSPASPT
- a CDS encoding thiamine pyrophosphate-dependent enzyme yields the protein MAERSFDGEVQLLRSGAGSTLQVEGILAVTKALLQSGVAYVGGYQGAPISHLMDVLGDAREILGELDVYFENSASEATAAAMLAASVHYPLRGAVTFKSTVGLNVASDALANLASGGVQGGALIILGEDYGEGSSIMQERSHAFAMKSQMWLLDPRPNVSAIVDAVETGFELSEASSTPVMLDLRLRSCHLHGSFVAKDNRRPPMTVKDAIEHPTRDPSRIVLPPASFLHEREKVEDRWPAAVRFIRERGLNEVIAGDHGDVGIITQGGLYNTLNRSLELLGCSDAFGRSDVPLYVMNVTYPVVDEEILDFCAGKRAVLLVEEGQPDYIEQNLNAILRRAGVTTALHGKDLLPVAGEYTSAAVTRGVAAFLRRYLPDAIEHEPALLRDAEDPASPFASPVAADAVLPRPPGLCTGCPERPIFSGLKLAERETGAHHVSADIGCHLFSTVAPFHLGATTMGYGLGSAGAAALNSKDADRRTIAVMGDGGFWHNGLTSGVGNAVFNENDQLLVVVDNAYSAATGGQDVLSSQAQTPNRSTQHPIEKAARGVGVEWARTIDDTYDVGAVRDSFVEALTTDEPGPKLLVMQSECQLNRQRRVKPEMRAALKEGKRVVRERFGVDAETCTGDHACIRISGCPSLSIKSNPDPLRTDPVATVLDSCVGCGVCGTNAHAAVLCPSFYRTDVVQNPTRRDRMLARLRAWWIKVASRGIERRAARFEVS
- a CDS encoding PaaX family transcriptional regulator; its protein translation is MAAVAKRADASAAEALAGQSFQPQELVMTLLGSYVRSRHETVWSGGLVALLEEMGFSTGASRVALTRLVRRDLIARERSGRLIHYRITERADQVLAEGDRRIFSLGRADTLAGGWTMLWHDIPEAQRLERGRLARRLRFLGFGTLQDGLWISPHDREQEVVPLLEELGVAERAGVLVGDVAAMPGTAALVRRAWDLDALCERYRAFAVQFAPHARRRGAPRVDDREAFLVRTRIVHLFRGFPFLDPDLPDELMPDPRARRRAVDVFDAAYERLAEPAQRHFDAVTSGWQ
- a CDS encoding PaaI family thioesterase — encoded protein: MRDSEHDAREALMAISPFDHHLGLELLHCDEQLVTARVPVRPQLTQPIGIVHGGVYAAIAEAIASLGTNRAVAAEGMVGLGQSNNCSFLRPVSAGAVHATARVRHRGRTSQVWDVELCDDDGRLCAMARVTVAVRPLRPAAAAT
- a CDS encoding thiolase family protein; the encoded protein is MTDAWILDAVRTPIGRHRGALCTVRPDDLAAAVVARVVERAGVEPTSIDDVYLGCANGAGEDNRNVARMAALLAGLGHDVPGATVNRLCASGLEAVASAARAIRCDEGQLLVAGGVESMSRAPWAMLKPERGLPRGDAQLVDTTIGWRFVNPRMPAAAATDSMGQTAENVARAYAVTREDQDRFALDSHRRALAAREAGRFADEIVPVEVPRRREEPLLVADDEGPRADTTLERLGALAPAFAEGGTVTAGNSSSINDGAAALLLGSDAALARWGRQPLARVVAAGVAGVDPALMGIGPVPATRIALGRAGLEVGDLAVVELNEAFASQALACVRALDLDPAIVNPNGGAIALGHPLGCSGARIVATLAWELRRRGGRYGLATMCVGVGQGLAIVIENPEGSR
- a CDS encoding 3-hydroxyacyl-CoA dehydrogenase; the protein is MSAPTRIAVVGGGTMGAGIAALACRHGIATVLCDVDEAAVDAGVRRVTDELARRVRRGRMTTAEADATAALLTGSADLAAVAGTGLVLEAVPEEPQLKRDLFARVARIAPAAVLASNTSSIPIATIADAVAAPERVLGLHFFNPPGAMRLVELVTTPATAADAAATARALAVAIGKQVVAVADGPGFLVNRCARPYYLEALRIVETGVATAPQVDRACEAAGFPMGPFRLMDTIGIDVSLAVTRSMFEQSGGEPRWQPTLTQEVMAASGKLGRKSGSGFYDYGDDAAPDVGEHAAASAGDAPALVERIVAQLVNEAWFALDAGVARTQDDVDLAMTVGLGHPRGPFAWGRELGLQRVVALLGRLAGRDGDARYRVAAGLMAAAG
- a CDS encoding phenylacetate--CoA ligase family protein, producing the protein MTQSPYWNPRIETLPREQLEALQLAKLRTLCEWAQARSPWYRRSFAQGGFEPGQLRSLDDLRRIPLLTREQWMTSQDERPPYGELPTIAPETAIRVHTTSGTSGRTPLRALDSRKDWAWIAEMWAYGLWACGVRPSDTAYVAFGYGSFIGFWGLHYAMEKIGVLNVPGGAQTTEARVKQILSFDATVVASTPTYALRLAQEADQLGLDLRGSAVKRVILSGEPAGSIPETKALIEQQWGAKAYDTAGMTEVGTIVMFECEHQPGGAHIIEDHVLEESLDPETLEPAASGERAERVVTSFGRHAIPLIRYRTGDEISRVPGSRCGCGRTADIYAGGILGRVDDMKLVRGTNVYPRAIEGIVRAFPHVEEFQVRITREGLRDEIALLVETAPDHADAWPEVSSALRRELADAHEGLNFRVERAEAGALPRFELKAKRMVDLRDRPMGA
- a CDS encoding MFS transporter — translated: MRSRPPLPQRPRAALAAACLASATTVGFIVCAPPALPSLQRELGASFEQQQWIVNGYVLTQAALLVTAGSLGDRRGHRRIFLTGMTAYAALLVAFACAPSALALALLGALAGAASALALGATLPIVSLAYPDARRRHAALAVWGVSVALAYAAGPPLGGLLAEHVGWRAVFAALAAPTALGALLALRSVPARGPRDARLDPLGALLLAAGLGAALFALIEGNRLGWSSAAIVAACAGAIVLLAAFAAWERRASAPLLDPRTTGEPVLQAAALATLALSAALFAMVFYLPRYLMAVLDAGPAAAGAGLLGVTVPAVLAAVAGLRLRGRVPELRLVVGSLAALAVGAALTAQLAAAASYPALLPGLVVFGLGVGTINGPLAALVAQVAGRTRSGAANAAVYLCRPAGAAAGIAGLGALLQLRAGGDGRSVATAAASAADVQALVGGVETVFHAVAAAALLAAVAVTSLLRRA
- a CDS encoding SDR family NAD(P)-dependent oxidoreductase, coding for MSRTVVVTGGAKGIGRAVVARFLAAGDRVTALGRDAEALAHLRGELHSGAPGTLGVVPCDVADEAAVAAAFADIGAVDVLVNNAGVATAAPFAHTTLADWERHLAVNATGAFLCTRAVIASMRGRDRGAIVTVASTAGRVGAAYASAYTASKHAAVGLMRAVAAEVAGSGVRANAVCPTFVDTPMTERSIERIAEATGRSAQEGRDALVASSPLGRLLDPQEVADAVVWLASDAARSINGQTLILDGGGIQT